In Macadamia integrifolia cultivar HAES 741 chromosome 1, SCU_Mint_v3, whole genome shotgun sequence, a single window of DNA contains:
- the LOC122081667 gene encoding universal stress protein PHOS34-like: MAKARTIGVAMDYSPTSKAALRWAVDNLVVQGEDKLILIHVRSAKSDNDQKKKLWGENGSPSIPLEELKVTTVSKQYGLNPDAEVLDLLDTVSRTKGANVICKVYWGDPRERLCDAVEDLKLDSLVVGSRGLGALKRSVFSLKIWHVLLFSFFLSFFLSFFHHRA; encoded by the exons atggcAAAGGCACGTACTATTGGGGTGGCCATGGACTACTCTCCAACCAGCAAAGCAGCCCTTCGATGGGCAGTTGATAATCTGGTGGTGCAGGGTGAAGATAAACTCATCTTGATTCATGTTCGATCTGCCAAGTCTGATAATGACCAGAAGAAGAAGCTTTGGGGAGAGAATGGATCAC CTTCGATTCCTCTTGAAGAACTTAAAGTGACGACTGTGTCCAAGCAGTATGGGCTGAACCCAGATGCAGAGGTTCTTGATCTTCTCGATACTGTCTCGAGGACAAAAGGG GCTAATGTGATCTGTAAGGTGTACTGGGGTGATCCAAGGGAGAGGCTGTGTGATGCTGTGGAAGATCTCAAGCTTGATTCCCTTGTGGTTGGTAGCAGAGGCTTAGGAGCCCTTAAAAGGTCagttttttctcttaaaatatGGCATgttcttctgttttctttctttctttctttctttctttctttctttcaccaTAGGGCTTGA